A genomic segment from uncultured Marinifilum sp. encodes:
- a CDS encoding ankyrin repeat domain-containing protein: MNKLQLFTAIAAMGLLACSCNGKNSKSSNVNSISTDQVAPESTMVFDNDLILQSALDGKIEVVKDALNNGFDVNFTDPNQRTLLMLAAFNGHSDIVKLLIENGAEVNLTDQVKRTALMYASTGKFVPAISILLEAGAEVNLVDDEENWTAAMMAASEGQLEVLKVLVSYGADLKMVDIDGESSLDFATANGHPEVAEYIKAQIK, from the coding sequence ATGAATAAATTACAATTGTTTACAGCTATTGCTGCAATGGGATTGCTGGCTTGTAGCTGCAATGGAAAAAATTCTAAATCCAGTAATGTAAATAGTATTAGTACAGATCAGGTAGCACCAGAATCAACAATGGTATTCGATAATGATTTAATATTGCAAAGTGCATTGGATGGAAAAATCGAAGTCGTGAAAGATGCATTGAATAATGGTTTTGATGTAAATTTTACTGATCCCAATCAGCGCACTTTGCTGATGTTGGCTGCTTTTAATGGACATTCCGATATAGTTAAGCTGCTTATAGAAAATGGGGCAGAAGTAAATTTAACAGATCAGGTTAAAAGAACTGCATTAATGTATGCATCTACGGGCAAATTTGTTCCTGCTATTAGTATTTTATTAGAAGCTGGAGCTGAAGTAAATCTGGTAGATGATGAGGAAAACTGGACGGCAGCAATGATGGCAGCATCCGAAGGTCAGCTCGAAGTGCTTAAGGTGTTGGTTTCTTACGGTGCCGATTTAAAAATGGTAGATATCGACGGAGAATCGTCATTAGACTTTGCAACTGCTAATGGACATCCTGAAGTGGCTGAATATATAAAAGCGCAAATTAAATAG
- a CDS encoding carboxypeptidase-like regulatory domain-containing protein: MIDKKNNPISKASISIKDSNKRSITNANGEYKFELPAEGDFGLIVTHPDYEMVSNTITLKSTNGSKWKHDFIMKAVDSEDNKEKQKVFKISGTVKDVNENPMPGTSIVVKGTTIGTVSDWDGKYEIEVSNMKKLTLVASFVGYQSILNKNDFREGIKNVDFTMKREVIEISSKDLKKAGDIPPPPPPTAPEYPESDEPVFVIVEDMPQYPQGFYGLAQHVKKQENKLKEEFFFEGKKLEGSATVGFTISPKGKVTNVQILKKSKEVAAEAAKIIASEMKDWKPGAQRGKKVPLDYAMELEF; this comes from the coding sequence ATTATAGACAAGAAAAACAATCCTATTTCGAAAGCCTCTATTAGCATAAAAGACTCTAATAAAAGAAGCATTACCAATGCTAATGGTGAATATAAATTTGAATTGCCAGCCGAAGGTGATTTTGGACTAATTGTTACGCATCCAGACTATGAAATGGTTTCTAATACCATTACATTAAAATCAACAAATGGATCCAAATGGAAACACGACTTTATAATGAAAGCTGTTGATTCTGAAGATAACAAAGAAAAACAGAAGGTATTTAAAATTTCAGGTACTGTAAAAGATGTTAATGAAAATCCAATGCCAGGAACTTCAATTGTTGTGAAAGGTACTACAATTGGAACTGTTTCTGATTGGGATGGAAAATACGAAATTGAGGTTTCAAACATGAAGAAATTGACATTAGTTGCCTCATTTGTAGGCTACCAAAGTATTTTAAACAAAAATGATTTTCGAGAAGGAATCAAAAATGTTGATTTCACCATGAAACGTGAAGTAATTGAAATCTCTTCAAAAGATTTAAAAAAAGCAGGAGACATTCCTCCTCCACCGCCACCAACAGCACCTGAATATCCCGAAAGCGACGAACCAGTTTTTGTGATTGTTGAAGATATGCCACAATATCCACAGGGGTTTTACGGATTAGCACAACATGTAAAAAAACAAGAAAATAAACTGAAGGAAGAGTTCTTTTTCGAAGGAAAAAAACTAGAAGGAAGCGCAACTGTTGGATTCACCATATCTCCAAAAGGAAAAGTAACAAACGTTCAAATCCTAAAAAAATCGAAGGAAGTAGCTGCCGAAGCTGCTAAAATAATTGCTTCGGAAATGAAAGATTGGAAACCTGGTGCCCAGCGAGGTAAAAAAGTTCCGCTTGATTATGCAATGGAACTGGAATTTTAA
- a CDS encoding sulfatase-like hydrolase/transferase has protein sequence MMKLRLLLSIFMISLFFGCIPKKVEKKQPNIIFLFADDQCYNTIHALGNDEVITPNLDRMVADGATFTQAFNMGAWNGAVCASSRAMINTGRFVWRAYDFEKHQKDLVDKGQMWGQIMQSAGYETYMTGKWHVRTAPSKLFNHTVHIRPGMPKDTWDHTTQVKRFAELERTKKGKAEDLMPFGYNRPQNVADTSWQPWDKNNGGYWQGGKHWSEVLKDDAITFIDSAKGKDKPFFMYLAFNAPHDPRQSPKKYLDMYPLENISVPESFLPMYPYKDSIGCGPALRDAALAPFPRTEYSMKKHRQEYYALITHLDHQIGEILEAVKESGEMDNTYIFYTADHGLAIGDNGLLGKQNMYDHSMRPPLFVIGPDIPKGKKIDAEVYLQDIMASSIELAGLPKPEYVEFKSFMSLARGEQTKSNYDAIYGCYRPDMQRMIRTNGFKLIVYPHGKVMRLYDLKNDPNEMNDLAAKPEYKKKIKELFTKLVALQKDMDDPLDLTEVFPQV, from the coding sequence ATGATGAAGCTAAGATTGTTGCTGTCGATTTTTATGATATCCTTATTTTTTGGCTGTATCCCGAAAAAAGTTGAAAAAAAACAACCAAATATTATTTTTCTGTTTGCTGATGATCAGTGCTATAACACTATTCATGCGCTGGGAAATGATGAAGTTATAACACCTAATCTCGACAGAATGGTAGCCGATGGTGCTACTTTTACTCAAGCTTTTAATATGGGAGCCTGGAATGGTGCTGTTTGTGCTAGTAGTAGGGCAATGATTAATACCGGTCGATTTGTTTGGCGGGCATACGATTTTGAAAAACATCAGAAAGATTTGGTAGATAAAGGACAGATGTGGGGGCAGATTATGCAATCGGCAGGTTACGAAACTTATATGACAGGAAAATGGCATGTGAGAACAGCTCCTTCAAAACTGTTCAATCATACGGTTCATATTCGTCCGGGAATGCCTAAAGATACCTGGGATCATACAACACAGGTAAAACGTTTTGCAGAATTGGAAAGAACAAAAAAAGGTAAAGCTGAAGATTTAATGCCTTTTGGGTATAATCGTCCGCAAAATGTTGCTGATACCAGTTGGCAACCATGGGACAAAAATAATGGTGGTTATTGGCAAGGAGGAAAGCATTGGAGCGAAGTGCTAAAGGATGATGCGATCACTTTTATAGACTCGGCCAAAGGAAAAGACAAGCCATTCTTTATGTATCTGGCTTTTAATGCACCTCATGATCCTCGCCAATCGCCTAAAAAGTATCTGGACATGTATCCATTGGAAAATATTTCTGTTCCGGAATCATTTTTACCAATGTATCCATACAAAGATAGTATTGGTTGTGGACCAGCTTTACGCGATGCTGCTCTGGCTCCTTTTCCTCGTACCGAATATTCAATGAAAAAACACCGCCAAGAATATTATGCTTTAATCACCCATCTCGATCATCAAATTGGCGAAATTTTAGAAGCTGTTAAGGAATCGGGTGAAATGGATAATACTTATATTTTTTATACCGCCGATCACGGATTGGCTATTGGCGATAATGGATTATTAGGAAAGCAGAATATGTACGATCATTCTATGCGTCCGCCATTGTTTGTTATTGGTCCTGATATCCCGAAAGGGAAAAAGATTGATGCTGAGGTTTATTTACAGGATATTATGGCTTCTTCGATTGAATTGGCAGGATTACCAAAGCCTGAGTATGTAGAATTTAAGAGTTTTATGTCGTTGGCTCGTGGTGAGCAGACAAAATCGAATTACGATGCCATTTATGGTTGTTACCGACCAGATATGCAACGCATGATTCGTACCAATGGCTTTAAGCTGATTGTTTATCCTCATGGAAAAGTTATGCGTTTGTACGATCTAAAAAACGATCCGAATGAAATGAATGATTTAGCTGCTAAACCGGAGTATAAAAAGAAAATAAAAGAATTGTTTACAAAATTGGTGGCTCTTCAGAAAGATATGGATGATCCGTTGGATTTGACTGAGGTTTTTCCTCAAGTATAA
- a CDS encoding cytochrome b N-terminal domain-containing protein, whose translation MTNKNKEDRTLSSLEKFFLHLHPAKIDNRAIKFNRTFGLGGICALLFVILSLTGLILRFSYIPTVEHAYDSILGLKNNTVFGQFIRNLHHLSAKLMVLASFLHMIRVYFSQSIFQKRAENWIYGLLMLFLVLAASFTGYLLPWDQLAYWAVTVITQIIEYIPMIGHPIANIVRGSETVDGNTLLNFYTLHTGIIPLLFIVLMSMHFWLVRKAGGVALPYQEKKQKVDVVPHLVSKEIMLASILIAGLFLVSVFYHAPLLEQANPLKSPNPSKAPWYFLGAQELLLHLHPFFSAIIIPFSAGLFFLGLPYFKYTNVNVGVWFNSSLGKKITIQASILAFIFTFLLIYVLDHFLHFDLWLSAWPAWISTGLIPFLLYVIPVAAYLLFWNKKHKADRTELIMACTSILISSYISMLLISLFLRGEGMLMIF comes from the coding sequence ATGACAAATAAGAATAAAGAAGATAGAACTCTCTCATCGCTTGAAAAATTCTTTCTACATCTTCATCCTGCAAAAATAGACAACAGGGCCATAAAATTCAACAGAACTTTTGGTTTAGGTGGTATTTGTGCCTTATTATTCGTTATTCTTTCACTTACCGGATTAATTTTACGCTTTTCGTATATACCAACAGTTGAGCACGCTTACGATTCAATTTTAGGATTAAAAAATAATACTGTATTCGGCCAGTTTATTCGTAACCTGCATCATTTATCGGCTAAACTTATGGTTTTAGCATCCTTTCTTCATATGATAAGGGTTTATTTTTCGCAAAGTATCTTTCAAAAAAGAGCAGAAAACTGGATTTACGGATTATTAATGTTGTTTTTAGTATTAGCAGCCAGTTTTACTGGTTATTTACTTCCTTGGGATCAGCTTGCTTACTGGGCAGTAACTGTTATTACACAAATTATCGAATACATCCCTATGATAGGGCATCCCATAGCCAATATAGTAAGAGGAAGCGAAACCGTTGATGGAAATACTCTACTTAACTTTTACACTTTGCATACAGGTATAATTCCACTGTTATTTATCGTTCTAATGAGCATGCACTTTTGGTTAGTTCGAAAAGCAGGAGGAGTTGCTCTTCCTTATCAGGAAAAAAAACAAAAAGTAGATGTAGTACCTCACTTGGTATCAAAAGAAATTATGCTTGCAAGCATATTAATTGCTGGCTTATTTCTTGTATCGGTATTTTACCATGCACCTTTGCTCGAACAAGCTAATCCACTAAAAAGTCCTAATCCGAGCAAAGCCCCTTGGTATTTTTTAGGAGCGCAGGAATTACTGCTTCATCTCCATCCATTTTTTAGCGCTATAATTATACCCTTTTCTGCCGGATTATTCTTTTTAGGCCTTCCTTATTTTAAATATACAAATGTTAATGTTGGAGTTTGGTTTAACTCCTCGCTGGGAAAAAAGATTACAATACAAGCCAGTATTTTAGCCTTTATTTTTACCTTCTTATTAATTTATGTATTAGATCATTTTCTTCATTTTGATTTATGGTTATCGGCTTGGCCAGCTTGGATTTCAACCGGTCTTATCCCATTTCTTTTGTATGTAATTCCTGTTGCTGCTTATCTATTATTTTGGAATAAAAAACATAAAGCCGACCGTACCGAATTAATTATGGCCTGCACA